In one Planctomycetaceae bacterium genomic region, the following are encoded:
- a CDS encoding Maf family protein: MLKTEKFILASASPRRKELLTKAGYNFEIVVSNVDESKISADGLTSMEYTCKLAMAKAQDVGDRFPNKIVVGSDTIADFNGEIIGKAESAWHAEEITRKLFSRPHKIITAIAMIKKNADFKTVEYDVTTVYPRKMTDKEIAEHIASGTWEDKAGAYAIQEGGDKFIERIDGSLTNVMGFGMELFEKMFKQAAI; the protein is encoded by the coding sequence ATGTTAAAGACTGAAAAATTCATTCTCGCATCTGCTTCTCCAAGAAGAAAAGAACTTCTCACAAAAGCAGGATACAATTTTGAGATTGTCGTATCGAATGTCGATGAGTCTAAAATCTCTGCCGATGGGTTGACGTCAATGGAATACACGTGCAAACTCGCAATGGCAAAGGCACAGGACGTCGGGGATAGATTTCCGAACAAAATAGTCGTCGGCTCCGATACCATCGCGGATTTCAACGGCGAAATTATCGGCAAAGCCGAGTCAGCCTGGCACGCCGAGGAGATTACAAGAAAATTATTCAGCCGGCCGCACAAGATTATTACCGCGATAGCGATGATAAAGAAAAATGCTGATTTTAAAACTGTGGAGTACGACGTTACGACAGTATATCCGAGAAAAATGACTGACAAAGAGATTGCCGAGCATATAGCATCAGGGACATGGGAGGATAAGGCCGGTGCATACGCAATTCAGGAAGGCGGAGATAAATTTATCGAAAGAATTGACGGTAGTCTGACAAATGTGATGGGCTTTGGTATGGAACTTTTTGAGAAGATGTTCAAACAGGCTGCGATTTGA
- a CDS encoding DUF1570 domain-containing protein codes for MKIKNKINLCVLCVLCGLTFSGCQESNTVPQKNVPAKLSTAEGLIKYIKPLPAVESVREWQSPYGSGLVIETSHYEIYTTMFEPLMLKQIPAFVEAVWQQYQEQIPEPVTVLGKSKLYLFNTREQWEQFSKTFTGAQWPMYQKIKKGAYFLNDTCVAYNIGRTRTFSVIGHEGWHQFCNKYFKYRLPSWLDEGVAQLFENSTMQGGRFIFLPAKNYQRVGSLKLTMQNGKMIPLQTLIALNPGQTVLHNNQSDAATMAFYAESYAFVRFLREENYGKRLGNYYQMMLGAFKGTWPISPTEAQIASDRNIALTAQWNSYIAQKLFKIYVGEDIKKIEPEFIAYCGKITYSISVSSY; via the coding sequence ATGAAAATAAAAAATAAAATTAATCTCTGTGTCCTCTGTGTCCTCTGTGGCTTAACTTTTTCTGGTTGTCAGGAAAGCAATACTGTCCCGCAAAAAAATGTTCCGGCTAAATTATCAACCGCTGAAGGTCTGATTAAGTACATCAAACCTTTGCCTGCAGTCGAATCCGTTCGCGAATGGCAAAGCCCCTACGGCTCCGGTCTGGTGATTGAGACAAGTCATTATGAAATCTATACAACAATGTTTGAACCGCTGATGCTCAAACAGATTCCGGCGTTTGTAGAAGCAGTCTGGCAGCAGTATCAGGAACAGATTCCCGAACCGGTTACGGTTCTCGGCAAATCGAAGCTTTATCTGTTCAACACTCGCGAACAATGGGAACAGTTCTCAAAAACTTTCACAGGCGCACAATGGCCGATGTATCAGAAAATCAAAAAAGGCGCATATTTTTTAAATGACACCTGTGTCGCATACAACATCGGCAGAACGCGAACTTTCAGCGTTATCGGGCATGAAGGCTGGCATCAATTCTGCAATAAATATTTCAAATATCGCCTGCCGAGCTGGCTCGACGAAGGCGTCGCGCAGCTTTTTGAAAACAGCACAATGCAGGGCGGAAGATTTATTTTCCTGCCGGCCAAAAATTATCAGCGTGTTGGTTCGCTGAAGCTCACAATGCAGAACGGAAAGATGATTCCACTGCAAACACTGATTGCATTGAACCCCGGCCAAACAGTTCTGCACAATAACCAGTCTGATGCCGCGACAATGGCATTTTACGCAGAGTCTTATGCGTTCGTAAGATTTTTGCGTGAAGAAAATTACGGCAAAAGGCTTGGCAATTATTATCAGATGATGCTCGGCGCTTTCAAAGGCACCTGGCCAATCAGCCCAACGGAAGCACAAATCGCATCGGACAGAAATATCGCACTGACTGCGCAATGGAACAGTTACATCGCGCAAAAATTATTTAAGATTTATGTCGGCGAGGATATTAAAAAAATCGAACCGGAATTTATTGCGTACTGCGGAAAAATTACTTATTCGATTTCCGTATCAAGCTATTAA
- the amrA gene encoding AmmeMemoRadiSam system protein A, translating to MNEEQKKQLLTVARETVKAAVSRKKPAAVSSDDPVLNAHCGCFVTLKNRGELRGCIGQFTSDRPLIELVHDMAIASSTQDSRFFGEPITPKEVDELDIEISVLSPLQKTDNPLNLRLGIDGIYIRRGYASGCFLPQVATETGWSKEEFLSYCCSHKAGLPDDIWKDKKTEVYLFTAEIIEEENENKK from the coding sequence ATGAACGAAGAACAAAAAAAACAATTGCTGACAGTCGCAAGGGAAACTGTCAAAGCTGCTGTATCACGGAAAAAACCTGCGGCGGTATCTTCCGATGATCCCGTTTTGAATGCACACTGCGGATGTTTTGTAACGCTGAAAAATCGAGGCGAACTTCGCGGCTGTATCGGCCAGTTCACTTCAGACAGACCGCTTATCGAGTTAGTTCACGATATGGCAATCGCTTCATCAACGCAGGATTCGAGATTTTTCGGTGAGCCAATCACCCCCAAAGAAGTTGACGAGCTTGATATCGAAATTTCAGTTCTTTCACCGCTTCAAAAAACCGATAACCCGCTGAATCTTCGGTTGGGAATTGACGGCATATATATCCGTCGCGGTTACGCAAGCGGCTGTTTTCTGCCGCAGGTAGCGACTGAAACCGGCTGGAGCAAAGAAGAATTTTTATCGTATTGCTGTTCGCACAAGGCCGGCCTGCCTGACGACATATGGAAAGACAAAAAAACCGAAGTCTATTTATTCACCGCTGAAATTATTGAAGAAGAAAATGAAAATAAAAAATAA
- a CDS encoding DedA family protein produces the protein MNESAEIINNPTRKVPAWHIHKRLYDWVLHFAHTKHSMVALFCLSFAESSFFPVPPDVLLAPLALGAPKKWIRFATICSIASVLGGIAGYLIGMGLWEVIDQWVFANLGSLGFTQKNFETFKNLYDKYDFWIVFTAGFTPLPYKVCTISAGVARIFFPGFIIASVISRAARFFMVAGLFRWKGEAIRPFIDKYFNLLTLVFMILLVGGFLAIKLFK, from the coding sequence ATGAATGAATCCGCTGAAATAATCAACAATCCCACAAGAAAAGTCCCCGCCTGGCACATTCACAAACGCCTGTATGATTGGGTTTTGCATTTCGCGCATACAAAGCACAGTATGGTTGCACTTTTCTGCTTAAGTTTTGCCGAGTCGAGTTTCTTTCCTGTTCCGCCGGATGTTTTGCTGGCTCCGCTGGCTCTTGGCGCTCCGAAAAAATGGATACGTTTTGCAACTATATGTTCAATCGCTTCTGTTCTTGGCGGAATCGCGGGCTATCTAATTGGAATGGGATTATGGGAAGTGATTGACCAGTGGGTTTTTGCGAATCTCGGTTCGCTCGGCTTCACGCAGAAGAATTTCGAGACTTTCAAAAATCTGTACGACAAGTATGATTTCTGGATTGTCTTCACCGCAGGTTTCACGCCGCTGCCTTATAAGGTCTGCACAATTTCGGCGGGTGTTGCGAGAATATTTTTCCCCGGCTTTATCATCGCTTCAGTTATTAGCAGAGCCGCGAGATTTTTTATGGTCGCAGGACTGTTCCGCTGGAAAGGCGAAGCTATCAGGCCTTTCATCGACAAATATTTTAACCTGCTGACGCTGGTCTTTATGATTCTTCTTGTCGGCGGTTTCCTCGCAATTAAATTATTCAAATAA
- a CDS encoding methylated-DNA--[protein]-cysteine S-methyltransferase, which yields MADDLKYTIFKTKWGFFGLLADEKGLLKTCLPMENSEAVKKHLLAGTSYQANKVENLYHNLEKAIIDYYNGNYVDFQALEITLNQDKLTDFSKRVLKVCRKIKIGEVATYGQLATMAGCPGAARAVGSVMAKNNWPLIIGCHRIVKSDGSIGNFSFGGSKTKNRMLEHEKQMMKGLK from the coding sequence ATGGCAGATGACCTGAAATATACAATTTTTAAGACCAAATGGGGCTTTTTCGGGCTGCTTGCCGATGAAAAAGGGCTGCTAAAAACCTGTTTACCGATGGAAAACTCCGAGGCGGTTAAAAAGCATCTGCTGGCCGGCACATCATATCAGGCGAACAAAGTCGAAAACTTATATCACAATTTAGAAAAAGCTATAATTGATTATTATAACGGTAATTATGTGGATTTTCAGGCTTTGGAAATTACATTAAACCAGGACAAACTCACAGATTTTTCCAAGCGGGTTTTAAAGGTTTGTCGGAAAATAAAAATCGGGGAAGTGGCAACCTATGGCCAATTAGCGACAATGGCAGGTTGTCCGGGTGCGGCAAGGGCGGTCGGCAGCGTAATGGCAAAAAATAATTGGCCTTTAATAATCGGCTGTCATAGAATCGTAAAAAGCGATGGCTCAATCGGCAATTTTAGTTTTGGCGGAAGCAAAACAAAAAACCGAATGCTCGAACATGAAAAACAAATGATGAAAGGATTAAAATGA
- a CDS encoding RidA family protein, translating to MIPTKKIESGNAPAAIGPYSQAIRAGNTVYMSGQLGIDPKTGKLVDGGVAEQTRQVLENIKAVLFAAELNLTSVVKAEVYLTDMSDFAKMNEIYSTYFTQPYPARVCVVVKQLPKDGQVEISVVAVKESNL from the coding sequence ATGATTCCGACAAAGAAAATAGAATCCGGCAACGCACCGGCGGCAATCGGACCCTACTCACAGGCGATTCGAGCAGGCAACACGGTTTATATGTCCGGCCAGCTTGGCATCGACCCGAAAACCGGAAAGCTCGTCGACGGTGGAGTCGCAGAACAAACGAGGCAGGTGCTGGAAAATATCAAGGCCGTTCTGTTCGCGGCGGAGTTGAACCTCACAAGCGTTGTAAAGGCTGAAGTCTATCTAACAGATATGAGCGATTTCGCAAAGATGAATGAAATCTACAGTACATATTTTACGCAGCCGTATCCGGCTCGTGTATGCGTTGTGGTCAAACAATTACCGAAAGATGGACAAGTAGAAATTTCCGTTGTTGCAGTCAAAGAGTCTAATTTATAA
- a CDS encoding DUF2959 domain-containing protein, giving the protein MKKVLLISIALLFVSGCNSLYYGTMEKFGKQKRDILVDRVEEARDAQQQTKEQFASALDKFKSVVNVPSTELQEKYDTLKDELADSEEKAAAVTKRIAAVEDVAKDLFAEWTKELDQYTNADLKADSKKKLQQTQQKYNQLITAMKKAESKIEPVLSAFRDQVLYLKHNLNAQAIASLQTEVTTMETDIAKLIAEMEKSIAEADSFIKTMQE; this is encoded by the coding sequence ATGAAAAAGGTATTGCTGATTTCAATTGCGTTACTGTTTGTATCAGGCTGTAACAGTCTATATTACGGCACAATGGAAAAATTCGGCAAGCAGAAACGGGACATTCTCGTTGACCGTGTTGAAGAGGCTCGCGACGCACAGCAGCAAACCAAAGAACAATTCGCATCAGCGCTGGACAAATTCAAAAGCGTTGTAAACGTTCCTTCAACTGAATTGCAGGAAAAATACGATACACTCAAAGACGAGCTTGCAGACAGCGAAGAAAAGGCCGCCGCTGTAACAAAACGCATCGCCGCTGTTGAGGATGTCGCCAAAGATTTGTTCGCTGAATGGACAAAAGAGCTTGACCAGTACACAAACGCCGACCTGAAAGCCGACAGCAAAAAAAAACTCCAGCAGACCCAGCAGAAATATAATCAGTTGATTACAGCGATGAAAAAAGCGGAGAGTAAAATCGAGCCGGTACTTTCCGCGTTTCGCGACCAGGTTTTATATTTGAAGCATAACTTAAATGCACAGGCAATCGCTTCGCTGCAAACAGAAGTTACAACAATGGAAACGGACATTGCAAAATTGATTGCCGAGATGGAAAAATCCATCGCCGAGGCCGACAGCTTTATCAAAACTATGCAGGAATAA
- a CDS encoding acetate kinase yields MKILVINAGSSSIKYQLFEMPAEKVVAKGLLEKIGEETSKLTHTTDSKEHKIDTKAADHSEGMKLILKTLVAPETGVMKDISEINAVGHRVVHGGEEFTASCVINEHVIDSIERFADLAPLHNPPNLTGIKAAQIALPNVPQVSCFDTAFHTTLPQTAFIYALPYEIYEKFRVRKYGFHGTSHKYITQRAAVMLGKDINDINIITCHLGNGCSMAAVKNGKSIDTSMGLTPLEGLVMGTRTGDFDPAILFYLSDKGYSVDDLNTMCNKKSGLLGISGVSNDMRNLREQAEKGNKRAQLAFDIFCYRIKKYIGTYTAVVGRLDAIVFTGGIGENSPDVRAKSCGELEQIGVEIDSAANTAKNRNERTISSANSKVKVFVIPTNEELAIAQDTFSLTK; encoded by the coding sequence GTGAAGATTTTAGTTATTAACGCCGGCAGCAGTTCGATTAAGTATCAATTGTTCGAAATGCCTGCCGAGAAAGTAGTTGCGAAAGGCCTTTTGGAAAAAATTGGCGAAGAAACATCAAAATTAACCCACACCACCGACTCAAAAGAGCACAAAATCGACACAAAAGCCGCCGACCATTCAGAGGGTATGAAACTTATTCTCAAAACTCTCGTTGCGCCGGAAACTGGCGTTATGAAAGATATTTCTGAAATTAACGCCGTCGGTCATCGCGTTGTCCACGGCGGCGAAGAGTTTACCGCTTCGTGCGTTATCAACGAACACGTGATTGACTCGATTGAAAGATTCGCAGACCTTGCTCCTCTGCACAATCCGCCGAATTTGACTGGCATCAAGGCCGCTCAAATTGCCCTGCCGAACGTTCCGCAGGTCTCCTGCTTCGACACTGCGTTTCATACAACACTTCCGCAGACGGCATTTATTTACGCGCTGCCTTACGAAATTTACGAAAAATTCCGCGTCAGAAAATACGGCTTCCATGGCACAAGCCATAAATATATCACTCAACGCGCCGCCGTTATGCTCGGCAAAGATATTAACGATATCAATATCATTACCTGCCACCTTGGCAACGGTTGCTCGATGGCCGCGGTAAAGAACGGCAAAAGCATCGACACATCGATGGGACTTACGCCGCTGGAAGGTCTGGTTATGGGAACTCGCACAGGCGATTTCGACCCTGCGATTCTTTTCTATCTGTCCGACAAAGGTTACAGCGTTGACGATTTGAATACGATGTGCAACAAGAAAAGCGGATTGCTCGGCATCTCCGGCGTTTCGAATGATATGCGAAATCTCCGCGAACAGGCCGAAAAAGGCAACAAACGCGCACAGCTTGCTTTCGATATTTTCTGCTACAGGATAAAAAAATATATCGGCACATACACAGCAGTAGTTGGCAGACTTGACGCGATTGTTTTCACCGGCGGCATCGGCGAAAACTCGCCGGATGTTAGAGCAAAATCCTGCGGCGAACTTGAGCAAATTGGCGTTGAAATAGATTCTGCCGCAAATACTGCGAAAAATCGCAACGAACGCACAATCAGTTCTGCAAATTCAAAAGTGAAAGTTTTTGTAATTCCGACAAATGAAGAACTCGCAATCGCGCAGGATACTTTTAGTTTGACAAAATAA
- the thiE gene encoding thiamine phosphate synthase — protein MNRAIYRIIDANYNRAREGLRVAEEFCRFALDNQQLSSRCKEIRHKLSASISKIDAQRLISSRDTENDVGCDVKIAEPMKRQSLEDCVTAGLARTVEAIRAITESVAIIDSKLAQEFEKIRYECYTIEKDISLFGFPAVKFKNTRLYCIITMQAGIDVLKIAKQCAAGGADCLQLRAKDISDCELLPLAREFVKIGKDNNVVSIINDRADIAIAADADGVHLGQNDLPTNEIRKLQLKPLIIGVSTHSMSELASAVEQRPHYVGVGSVFTTNTKQQVEICGLDYVKQATDFLKTKSIEAVAIGGITLENVDKVIQAGAKRIAVSSCVCLAENPANICKKFKEKLDRNI, from the coding sequence ATGAATCGAGCGATTTACAGAATTATCGATGCGAATTACAACCGTGCACGCGAAGGGCTGCGCGTTGCGGAGGAATTCTGCCGGTTTGCGCTCGATAATCAGCAGCTTTCATCACGCTGCAAGGAAATCCGACATAAATTAAGTGCCTCAATCTCGAAAATTGATGCACAAAGACTTATTTCGTCTCGTGATACGGAAAATGACGTCGGCTGCGATGTAAAAATCGCCGAGCCGATGAAACGCCAAAGCCTTGAAGATTGTGTAACGGCCGGCCTTGCCAGAACTGTCGAGGCGATAAGGGCAATCACGGAATCTGTCGCTATAATTGACAGTAAACTGGCACAGGAATTTGAAAAAATTCGTTACGAATGTTACACAATCGAAAAAGACATCTCTCTTTTCGGATTCCCGGCCGTAAAATTCAAAAATACAAGACTCTATTGTATTATTACTATGCAGGCAGGTATTGATGTATTAAAAATCGCAAAACAATGTGCGGCGGGCGGTGCGGATTGTTTGCAGTTAAGAGCGAAAGATATATCTGATTGCGAACTTTTGCCGCTTGCACGTGAATTTGTTAAAATCGGTAAAGACAATAATGTTGTCAGCATTATTAACGATAGGGCAGATATAGCAATCGCCGCGGATGCTGACGGTGTGCATCTTGGTCAAAATGATTTGCCGACCAATGAGATACGTAAATTGCAGTTAAAGCCGTTGATTATTGGCGTAAGTACTCATTCAATGAGCGAACTTGCCTCCGCTGTCGAACAACGGCCGCATTATGTCGGCGTTGGTTCTGTTTTTACAACGAATACTAAACAACAAGTTGAAATTTGCGGGTTAGATTATGTGAAGCAGGCGACAGATTTTCTAAAAACCAAATCAATCGAAGCTGTCGCAATCGGCGGAATCACTCTGGAAAATGTTGATAAAGTTATACAGGCAGGAGCAAAACGAATCGCAGTTTCATCGTGCGTTTGTCTGGCGGAAAATCCTGCAAATATTTGCAAAAAATTCAAAGAAAAGCTTGACAGAAATATTTGA